A stretch of the Aegilops tauschii subsp. strangulata cultivar AL8/78 chromosome 4, Aet v6.0, whole genome shotgun sequence genome encodes the following:
- the LOC109736174 gene encoding uncharacterized protein, translating into MGLNEVPRQTDVIARDLTMKVDHILKKHSGKGVKKFRIELHISVDPSYLNSWLQIAAELRIEELAVVLPSTCNANYYDFPCALFVDDGCRNAIEHLCLGGCAFHPTAEFGYLRKLQLFWVHITVDELECLISNSSVLEHLTLKYCDTITYLKIPSLLQYLSHPIVSACTNLKTIECKAPNLSTFYFSGRQVELLFGDSVQVKTMRICCSTQCNTIYNACSVLPSIVPNIETLSISSVSEVVNTPIVPVKFLHLKYLSISLEGNGAFSPDYDYFSLVSLLDACPVLETFNFVVSQDRMKHDSVLGDPSSRLRQMPEYRHDNIKNVRILGFCSAKSMVELACHILENATSLECLTLDTICVASNIDRHIHKTGECGHIGRHMIREARKALLAVERYIVGIVPSTVKLNVLEPCKLCHALAV; encoded by the exons ATGGGTCTGAATGAGGTTCCACGTCAAACTGATGTAATTGCAAGGGATCTCACTATGAAAGTCGACCACATTCTCAAAAAACACTCAGGCAAAGGAGTTAAGAAATTCCGGATCGAATTACACATTTCAGTTGATCCCAGCTATCTTAATAGCTGGCTTCAGATTGCTGCTGAACTACGGATTGAGGAACTCGCCGTTGTTCTACCTTCAACCTGCAATGCAAACTACTACGATTTCCCGTGTGCACTTTTTGTTGATGATGGGTGTAGAAACGCAATAGAGCATCTCTGCCTTGGTGGTTGTGCCTTCCATCCCACAGCTGAATTTGGTTACTTGAGAAAGCTGCAGCTGTTTTGGGTGCATATTACGGTGGATGAATTAGAATGCCTTATTTCCAATTCTTCTGTTTTGGAGCACTTGACACTCAAGTATTGTGATACGATCACTTACCTGAAGATACCTAGCCTACTACAGTATCTCAGCCACCCGATAGTGTCTGCATGCACTAATCTGAAGACGATAGAGTGCAAAGCTCCAAATCTCTCCACTTTTTACTTCAGTGGTCGACAAGTTGAACTTCTGTTTGGAGATTCAGTTCAAGTGAAGACCATGAGAATTTGTTGTTCTACTCAGTGTAACACCATTTATAATGCGTGTTCCGTCCTGCCATCCATTGTGCCAAATATTGAAACTCTCAGCATATCTTCTGTTAGTGAG GTGGTCAATACACCAATCGTGCCTGTGAAATTCCTCCACCTCAAGTATCTGTCTATTTCTCTTGAAGGAAATGGGGCCTTTTCCCCAGACTATGATTACTTTTCTCTGGTTTCTTTGCTGGATGCTTGTCCTGTCTTGGAAACTTTCAACTTTGTT GTGTCACAGGATCGCATGAAGCACGATTCGGTTCTTGGAGACCCGTCGTCACGTCTTAGGCAGATGCCTGAATACCGCCACGACAACATCAAGAATGTGAGGATTCTTGGGTTTTGCTCTGCGAAGAGCATGGTCGAGCTGGCATGCCATATTCTCGAGAATGCAACATCACTCGAGTGCCTTACTTTGGACACGATATGTGTTGCTTCCAATATTGATAGACACATTCACAAAACCGGTGAATGTGGCCACATAGGCAGGCATATGATCAGAGAAGCACGTAAGGCACTCTTGGCTGTCGAAAGATATATTGTGGGAATAGTTCCCTCCACGGTCAAGTTAAATGTCCTGGAGCCTTGCAAGCTATGCCATGCTTTGGCTGTTTAG